CCAGGTCGTGTCTGGCCCCGTGACGATCCTGGCTGGCAAGACGAAAATCGACGCCGGCACCTTTACCCTCCAGCAGCCGACCATTAAATCGGTCTCGCCCGCTGAGGTCGAGCCGGGCGCAGTGATACAAGTCAGTGGCCAACATTTCGGCACCACTGCAGGCTCCCGCGATCCCAATACGATGTTTGGTGTCAACGACGTGCTGATCGGCGGTACGACGGCAAAGATCCGTCGTTGGCGCGACGACAAGATCGAGGTGGAAGTGCCCGGGACGGCCGTCTCGGGTGACGTGGTGGTCCGGCTGGCGTCCTCCGATCCGCTCCCGGACGGCGCCTGCTGCGCGCCGGTTGCCTACAGTGTCAGCAACGCGGCGCCGCTGACTGTGATTCCGTCAATCCGGGCCGATCCGTTGAGCGGGCCAGTCGGCACGAAGGTTGTGCTCTTTGGCAAGGGATTCGGCGAGAAGAAGGGGACGGACGATCAGTTGCTGTTCAACGGTCATCCGGCCACGATTGCGCAGTGGGCAGATGTGGCGATCGTGGCGCACGTCCCACTGGATGCGACGACCGGCCCGCTTGTGCTGAAAAGAGGCGAGACGCAGCGGACACTGGGGACCTTCACGGTGCCGACACCGAAGGCTGCCGGGCTGGCCATTTCCAGCGGCCCGATTGGTACACTGCTTCGCATTAACGGAGAACATTTCGGATTTTATTCTGAGAGCGGCGCGACGCCGTTCTCGTTCATGGATTTTCAGAAAGGTGATAACGCCGTTGAAATCGGTGGTGTGCCGGCCGTGGTTTACCGCTGGCATGACGACCGGATTGACGTCTGGGTGCCGCTAAGCGCCAAAAGTGGACCGGTTGTGGTCAAGCGGAGCGGGACCAAGCCGAAGTCCGACGGCTCCTGCTGCGCTGAGCGCGGCCTGGTCACGACGACCGCCGGCACGTTCACGGTGACCGTCCCCAAGGTGGACTCCTATTCTCCAATGTCCGCCGGCCTTGATGAGCTTGTAACGATCAAGGGCTCCGGCTTCGGAACTTTTCTGAAAACCGCTGAGGCCACGCAGTCCGGCTTGAACGAAGGCATGCACGATGCAGTACCATTTGAGCTTGGCGAAAACGTCGCGCGCACTGAAGTCTTGTTCAGCAACGTGGCTGGCATCGTCGTGTTGTGGACGGACACGGAAATCCAGGTCAAGGTCCCGCACCGACATCTCTACGGCATTGGGCGGAAGAACGAATTTCACACGGACCTCGCCACGGGGCCGCTGGTGGTGCGGCGCGGCTCGTGGGACCTCAAACCGGACGGCCATTGCTGTCTGCCCAAGCAATGGGTGACGGCAGAGGCCGGCACGTTCACGATTCTGGCCCGCGGGCTGCCGGACCAGGGGAAGTTCACCGATACGCGTCCTGACTCCAACACCAACCAGTGAGTCTAGGTTTTTTCTCGACATGAAGCGGAGTTCTGCAATCCTCTCCCCCGCCATTGTCTGTCTGCTGGCTGCGACTGCGCTGCCGGCGGCCGAGTCCACGCCGGCGCGCGTGACGGCGGCATTGCAAAAAAGCGGCACGGCCGTTCCCTGTCTGGGCGTTCAATTTCGAGATACTCGCCTCGGCTGGACGGTCGGAGCGGGCGGCACTATATTGAAAACCATCGATGGCGGTGTGAAGTGGAAACCGGTCGTCAGTGGTACGACGGCGTTGTTGACCGGCGTGTCGTTCCCCGATAAGCAGAAGGGCTGGGTGGTGGGGGCTAACGGCACGATCCTGCATTCGTCGGACGGCGGTAGTACGTGGCGTCCACAGCAGAGCGGCACCCAGTCGGCTCTCTATAGTGTGTTTTTTCTGACGCCGTCCTCAGGCTGGGCGGTCGGGGCGGGCGGTACTATCCTGCACACAGCCGACGGGGGGGGACACTGGGAGGACCAGGCCAGCGGCGGCAACGCCATTCTCTATGCCGTGCATTTCGTGGATGAATTGCACGGTGGCGCAGTCGGCGCGCTCGGCACGATCCTCGTGACGGCGGATGGCGGGAAGACCTGGCAGTTCCACGAGACCGACAATGCCGCCACCTTCTTCGACATCATCTTTACCGATGCGACGACGGCGTGGGCCGTCGGCAATGCCGGGGCGCTGTATCAGACAACGGACGGCGGGCAGCGCTGGGTGGATCGCGCGATGCAGTGCGGTAAGACCTGTACCAAACCGGCCGATCTGGTCCGTATTCGGTTCGTGGATGCACAGGCGGGATGGATTGTCGGCGAGCGGGGGGCGATCTTCCGCACGACAGATGCGGGCTTTACCTGGACTGAAGTCGTCAACCAGGCCGCCAAAACGACGCTCTATGGCCTTTCGTTTCCCGATGCCGCCCACGGCTGGGCGGTCGGCGAACAGGGGGCGATTCTCGCCATCACGACCAAGCCGTGAGGGAGCATGTCGAATCTTCAACGCGGAAGCTCTAACATCCCGCCTTCAGCGGAAAATTGACCGGGCACCCGTAACAATTTTCTCAGCCTAATTCTCCCAACCGGGTCTGCAGGACGCTGAGCGTAGTGAGCGTTGCGGTCTCCGCGCGCAGAATGCGCGCACCCAGCGAGACCGGCACAAATCCCTTCCGCTCGGCCTCAAGGACCTCCTCCTGGCGCCAACCCCCTTCCGGTCCGATCATGACGGCGATGGTGTGTTCGGGCGAGGAGGGCAGAACGACAGCATTCAATGTCGGCCCGGTGCTACGCTCGACGAGAATCACTTTCAAGGTGGCTTCTGTTGAGACGAAGGTCTCGATAGGGGCGGGCGGGTTGACCGTGGGCACATCCCACCGCTCCGACTGCTGGGCCGCTTCAAGCGCAATCCGCTGCCAGCGGTCCTGTTGCGCAGCTGTGCGTCCCGGCCTGGGCCGGACAATGGTCTGGTCCGAGATGAGTGGCGCGATGACGTGCACACCCAGCTCAGTGGCCTTTTGGATTGCCCAGTCCATGCGCTCGCCCTTCAGAATTGCTTGTCCAAGGAGAAGTCGGGGGCTGCGGGGCGCCGGTCCGTCGAGCTGTCCGACGATGCGGCCACGGAGGGCACGTCGATCGAGGGTGGTCACGTCGATGTCGTAGCGGCGGCGGTGCTCGTCGCCGACCTGGAGGCGCTCGCCCGCTGCCATGCGAAGGCTGGCTCGGAGATGGTCAAGGAGGGGGCCGGTGATGGTGACGGTGCCGTTGCGGATCTGATCAGCGGTAATGAAGAACACGGGCATAGGCGCCGTTATTCGAAATAACCCTTCATTTTTTCAAAAAATCCGTCGCCATCTTTGTCGAGAGTCATGCCGCTCTCTTTGGCGAATTCGGTCAGAATATCCTTCTGCTTAGCCGTCAGTGCAGTGGGAATCTCCACTTTGATACAGATGATCTGGTCGCCGGCCCGTTTGTTGTGCTTGAGACTCGGCACGCCGAGGCCCTTGAGCCGCAGCAGTTTGCTGTGCTGCGTGCCGGCCGGAACTTTGATAATGGTTTCGCCACTAAGCGTCGGTACGGCAACCTTGCCCCCGAGCGTGGCGGTGATGAAGCTGACGGGGACGTCGCAGACGATGTCGGTGTCCTCGCGTCTGAAAATCGGGTGGGGTTTGACCGAGATCGCTACGTAGAGGTCGCCGGGAGGGCCGCCGGTGGCACCGTCTTCGCCCTCGTTGGAGAGCCGCAGGCGCATGCCTGATTCGATGCCGGCCGGAATGTTGACGGCCAGCGTCCGCTCGCGGTGGACGCGCTTGCGTCCCCGGCAGGTGCCGCAGGGATTCGTGATGATCTGCCCGCTGCCTTCGCACTGTCCGCAAGGCCGGCTGACGCTGAAGAAGCCTTGCTGAAAGCGGATTTGGCCGGTACCCCGGCAGCCGCTGCAGGGCTTAATGTCGGTGCTGGATTTTGCGCCGGAGCCGCCGCAGTCTTGGCACTTTTCCCAGCGGGGGATCTTGAGTTTGACCTCCTTGCCATAGATGGCTTCGTCAAAGGAGATCTCAAGATTGTATTGGAGGTCGGCGCCGCGCTCGGCGCGCGTTCGGCCGCCACTGAAGAAATCTTCGAAGATTTCGCCGAAAATATCGCCTGATCCGCGCCCAAAGTCGAAGCCCTCGAAGCCCCCGCCGAAACCCTGTGGTCCGCCGGCGTGTCCGAACGTGTCGTAGCGTTGGCGTTTGCCCTGATCGCTCAGGATCTCGTAGGCCTCGTTGACCTCTTTGAATTTTTCCTCAGCGGCCTTCTTCTGGTCGTCACCGGGGTGAAGATCGGGATGGTACTGCCGGGCGAGCTTGCGATAGGCCTTTTTCAGCTCCTCGTCGGAAGCGGTTCGCTCGACGCCGAGGGTTTGGTAGTAATCGCGTTTAGCCACGTGTACCGTTGGGAGCGACTCGAAAATGGCGGGCCGTTGATAGCGTTCAGCCAGTAGTCTGACAACCTATTGGCTGAACGCTATTTGCTGTCTGCTATTTCTTATCTTTGTTCACTTCCTCGAACTCAGCGTCCACGACCTTTTCATCCTTTGGCTTCTCGCCGGCCGAGTCGTTGTTGCCGGCTGCGGAGGCGCCAGCGTCGCCGGATGTCTTCTTGTACATTTCCTCAGCCAATTTGTGCGAGGCCTGCGTGAGCGTCTTCACCGCTTCGTCAATGGCGTCGGGGTTGTCTCCCTCCATCGCCTGCCGGGCTGCGGCCACGGCCTCCTTGATCTTTGTTTTATCGTCTTCGCCGATCTTATCGCCGTGCTCAGCGAGGTTCTTCTCCGTTGCATAGACCAGGCTGTCGGCCTGGTTGCGCGCTTCGGCTAGTTTGCGCCGTTTCTTGTCGTCCTCCGTGTGCGACTGGGCCTCCTTGACCATCTTCTCGATCTCGTCCTTGCTTAGGCCGCTGGAGGCGGTAATCTTGATGGACTGCTCCTTGCCTGTGCCGAGGTCCTTCGCGTTGACGTGCACGATGCCGTTGGCGTCGATGTCGAAGGCCACCTCGACTTGCGGCACGCCGCGCGGAGCGGGGGGAATGCCCACGAGGTCAAACTGGCCGAGGAGCTTGTTGTCGTTGGCCATCTCGCGCTCGCCCTGGAACACGCGGATGGTCACCGCGTTCTGGTTGTCGGAGGCGGTCGAGAAGACCTGGCTCTTCTTTGTCGGAATCGTCGTGTTCCGCTCGATCAGATGCGTGAAGATACCGCCCAGCGTCTCGATGCCGAGCGTGAGCGGGGTGACGTCCAGGAGGAGCACGTCCTTGACCTCGCCCTTGAGCACGCCGCCTTGAATGCCAGCGCCGATAGCGACGACCTCGTCCGGATTGACGCCCTTGTGGGGCTCTTTGCCGAAGAAGTCCTTGACGATTTGGATGACCTTGGGCATGCGGGTCATGCCCCCCACCAGCACGACTTCGTTGATGTCGCGCGCGGTAACGCCCGCGTCAGCCAACGCCTTCTTGCAGGGCTCGATGGTTTGCTGCACGAGGTCGTTGACCAGTTGCTCGAGTTTCGCGCGAGTCAATTTCACGACGAGGTGCTTGGGGCCGGTCTGGTCCGCTGTAATGAAGGGGAGATTGATTTCGCTCTCCTGCGAGGAGGACAGTTCGATCTTGGTTCGCTCAGCAGCTTCTTTTAGCCGTTGGAGCGCCATGCGGTCCTTGCGGAGATCGATCCCCTGGTCCTTTTTGAACTCGTCCACCAGCCAGTCCATGATGCGGAGATCGAAGTCGTCGCCCCCTAGGTAGGTGTCACCATTCGTGGATTTCACCTCAAAGACACCCTCGCCAATTTCCAGGATGGAAATGTCAAAGGTGCCGCCGCCGAGGTCGTAGACCGCGATCCGCTCGTCCTTCTTTTTGTCGAGACCGTAGGCGAGCGAGGCCGCGGTCGGTTCGTTAATGATGCGGAGCACGTTGAGGCCGGCGATCTGGCCCGCGTCCTTCGTGGCCTGGCGCTGGCTGTCGTCGAAATAGGCTGGGACCGTGATGACTGCCTCGGTCACTTTTTCGCCCAGGAAGTCCTCCGCTGTCTGTTTCATTTTCTGCAGGATCATCGCCGACACTTCCGGCGGGCTGTAGGACTTGCCGCGGATCTCGACGTGCGCATCCCCGTTGCTGCCCTTCACAACCTTGTAGGGGAGGCGCTTGACGGCGTCCTGCACTTGCCGGCTGTCAAACTTGCGGCCCATCAGCCGTTTCACGGAGAAGATGGTGTTCTCGGGGTTGGTGATGGCCTGCCGCTTGGCGATCTGGCCGATCAGCCGCTCGTTCTTGTCGGTGATGCCAACGACAGACGGAGTCGTGCGGCTGCCTTCCGAGTTAGCGATGACGACGGGATCACCGCCGCTCATGATGGCCACGCAAGAGTTGGTGGTGCCGAGGTCGATGCCGATCACTTTTCCCATGGATAGAATCCTCCGTTCTCGCAGTCCGCTGAATTACGAATCCTGATTTTCGCCGTCCGCGTCCGTCGCCACGACAACCATGGCCGCCCTGAGCACGCGGTCGTGCAATTGATAGCCCTTCTGGTATTCCTCAAGCACCGTATTGGCCGCAGCCGTCTTCGATACCTGTCGTGACACGGCCTGGTGACGGCTGGGATCGAATGGGGTGCTGAGGCTCAGAATCGGCTTTACGCCAAATTTCGCCAGGGTTTCCGTAAACTGCTTCAACGTCAGCTCCACGCCCTGGATAAGGCCATCGCTTGTGCGACCCTCTTGCACACATTTGAGGGCCCGTTCCAGGTTATCCACGACGGGCAGCAGCTCCTTGAGCAGATTTTCGTTGGCAAACTGCGAGTAGTCCTGCTTCTGTTTCTGCGCCAGCCGCTTGAAGTTTTCAAATTCAGCCGCTAGCCGCAAATACTTGTCTTGAAAGGCCTTGGCTTCCTCTGTCTTGGTCGCCAAGGCTTGCTCGACCGCAGTGGCCGCTGATTCCGCCTCGATGTGGTTTGGCGAATAATCATTTAAGTCGCTGATTGTATTGGTGTTTTCTTCGTTTTCGCTCACTAAGACCTCACTATGGCTACACAGATAGTCACGGGACATATAAAGTCAACCAGTTATGCGCGGTTTCTTTTTTCGAACCAGGGCGACGCCGAGGGGGCAGGCGATGCGTACACGGGAGGCTATTCGTCGCCGCGGGTCCGTCGGTAGAGGAGTTCTAAACCTTCGAGCGTCAGAAAGGGGCGGACTTCCCTGATGGTGCGGGATTCCGGCGCGATCAGAGCGGCCAGCCCGCCGGTGGCGATGACCGTGGCTTTCTGGCCAAGCTCGATCTGCATGCGCCCGACCATCTCATCCACGAGACCGGCATAGCCGAAAATCAGTCCTGATTGAATGCCCGAGGCCGTGTCCGTACCGATAACGGTTTTCGGGCGGATCAGATCGACCTTCGGAAGCTTGGCCGTTTTGGTGAACAGGGCGTCGCTGGCGATGCCGAGGCCCGGCGCAATCGCGCCACCCAGATATTCGCCGCGCGCGGTAATCGCACAGAACGTCGTCGCCGTGCCAAAGTCCACAATGATCAGTGAAGTCTTATAGCGATCGTAGCCCGCGGCGGCGTTGACCAGCCGGTCGCTGCCGATTTCCTTTGGATTGGGATACGCGATCTGGATGCCCATGTCGAGATCGGAGGAGACGATCAGCGGCGTGTGCCGGAAATAGGTTTCCACCATTTCGTCGAAGACGGCGGTGAGTGCGGGGACGACACTGGAGACGATCGCGTCGGTAATTCGCGTCGAGTCGATGCCGGTTTCCCGGAGAATATTCACGAAGAGGATGCCGTACTCGTCGGCGGTCTTAGACGCGTCGGTCGCCAGTCGCCAGTGGCCGGTAAGGGTCCGGCCCTCGTAGATGCCCCAGACGACGTTGGTGTTGCCGATATCAATCGCCAGTAGCATAAATGCGGGAATCGTTATGAGTGCTGTATGAGCCGTGCAACATCCAATCGGCGCAGCCCGGGCCCCTTAGACATCACTGAACATCCGTCACGCCCTCTTACCGCACATGAAACACGTCGCCAGTTCGCACGTCGGTTGTGGTGCCATCGTCTTGTGCGACCCGCAACGAGCCATCCGGTTGAACCGATTGCGCCCTGCCCTGCAGCGTGTTGCCCTGAGCCAGCTCGACACGCACGCGCTGGCCGACGGTCGCGCAGCGTACCATATATTCGGTCAGAATGTCGCCGTGGTGGCCGGCGAGAAACGCCTCGCAGCGGGTTTCGAATTCCAATAAAAGGGCGGCGAGCAGCGCAGTTCGGTCCCACGGCCGGCCGGCTTCGATGGCGACCGATGTGGCGATCGCGCGCAGCTCATCCGGAAATTCCTCCCGGCGGATGTTCACATTGAGCCCAATACCAGCGATAACGGCCATCTCGTCGGTGCCAAGGCCGCTGCTTTCGCACAAAATCCCGGCCAGTTTTTGATCGGCGATCACAATATCGTTCGGCCATTTCACAGAAGACTTCAAGCCCGCAACCGTCTGGACGGCTCGGCTCGTGGCCAGCGCGGCGATGAGCGGCACCCATGAGAGCCACAGGGGCTGCCGGGCAGTCGGTACATTCATCCGGAGCAGGATGGAGCAGTGGAGATTTTTCCCAGACGGGGAATGCCAGTGGCGGCCGAGCCGCCCCCGTCCCGCTGTCTGTCGGTCCGCGACGACGACGGTTCCGTGCGGTGCACCGTCCTGGGCAAGGGTCATGGCCAGCGTGTTGGTCGAGGGAACTTCATCGTGCACGTGAAGCGTGCGCCCCAGCATGCTCGTGGAGAGTGCTCGCTGGATCGCCTGGACAGTTACTGGCTCAAATGGTGAGACTGGCGACGGCATGGTCTCAACGGATCAGCGCAATATCCATACTCAGGTTAGCTGCCGGAGCCGAATGCGTGAGCGCACCGATCGAAATGCGGTGGGGCCTGAGCGCCGCAATCTTACGAACGTTGGCCAGCGTGATCCCCCCGGAAACCTCCACGCGCGCCCGTTTTCCGATCAGTTTGATCGCCCGGTGCATCGTCGGGACCGTCATATTGTCGAGCAGGATGATGTCGGCATTGCCACTGAGGGCAGACTGAACCTCGCGCAGCGTCTTGGCTTCCACCTCGATCTGCAGCTGGGGATTCCGCTTCCGGGCACGCTGGCAGGCGGCGGCGGCATCGTGGCCGGAGAGGGCCAGGTGGTTGTCCTTAATCAGCACGCCGCTGCCTAGGGAGTACCGATGATTGTGTCCACCGCCCAGTGACACGGCCCATTTCTCCAGTGCGCGCAGGCCCGGCGTGGTTTTGCGCGTGTCCATGATGTTCGCCCGTGAGCCACGGACCGCGTCGCAGAAGCGCGCCGTGAGCGTGGCAATGCCCGAGAGTCGCTGGAGGAAATTGAGCGCGACGCGTTCGGCTTTCAGCAGCGACCGCGCATCTCCGCGTACGATGATGACCGGCTGGTTGCGTCGAACCGTGTCGCCGTCCCTGACGGCGCCGATGATTCGTAGTGACGAATCAACGGCCCAAAAGACTTGTGCGGCGACGGCTATGCCCGCGATGGTGAGCGGTTGATGCGCGAGGATGGTGCCGCGTGCCCGGACCGGTCGGGGGAAGAGTGCGGACGTGGTGACATCGCCGTGGCGCAGATCTTCGGCCAGCGCCAGCTTTACCGCAGCATGGATTGCCCGGGAGAGGGCAGGGGTCATGACATCATGTCCCGAAGCTGGCGTTCGCTACTTGTGAGTAGGTCGTGTTCCTGACGAAGTGTCTGCACGCGCTGTGTGTGCTCCGCGACGACTTCGGGCGGCGCCTTCGTGGTGAACTCCACGTTATTGAGCTTCGCGATGGTACGTCCGGTTTCCTGCTCGTTTGCGTCCCGCTGTTTCTTGATTCGCTCGAGCGCCTTGCTTAAGTCCACGTCGCCCTCCACGGTCAGTCCAACCGTGAGGCCGCCCGCGACGAGTCGAAGAATGCGTGCGGTCGGCCATTGGCCAGGGGATTGAAGATGAACCGTGGCCTTGCCGAGATGGCGCAGGTGGGCGTCCAATCGTTGTAGCGCGGCCTGCATTACCGAATCTGCCGCAGCGCCGTAGGCCGTGACGAGTTTGCCCGGCTGATAATTCAATAGGGCACGGCCGGTGCGGGCCGTCGTCACAAATTGTTCAACAACGGCAAAGGCGCTCTCTGCGTCCGGGGCGTCCCACTCCGGGTTGGCGGTGGGGTAAGTGCGCGTGCAGATGCTTGCACCATCATGCGGCAGCGTTTGCCAGATTTCCTCCGTGATGAAAGGCATGAAGGGATGGAGAAGCCGCTGCACACTCTCGAAGGATTCCACCAACGTTTGGCGAGCCATGGCGGCCTCGCGGGACTCTTTATTTTGGAGAGCGGGCTTCACCATCTCCAGATACCAGTCACAGTACTCGTGCCAGACAAATTGATAGAGCCTGCTCGAGGCTTGATCGAACCGGTAGTGCTCCAGCGAGGCGGTTACGTCACGGATCGCTTTATTGAGGCGGCTCAGAATCCAACGATCGGCGAAGGGGCGATCGTTAAGGAGCGCCGCCTCGCGTGGACCGTCCAGGTTCATGAGGATGAATCGCGCAGCATTCCAAATTTTATTAGCAAAATTGCGATAGCCCTCAATGCGCTCCTCAGCCAGCTTGATGTCGCGTCCCGGTGAGGCCATGGCGGCCAGCGTGAAACGGAGCGCGTCGGTGCCGTATTGGCTCATCACGCCAAGTGGATCGATGACATTGCCCTTCGACTTGCTCATCTTCTGTCCGTCGGCGTCACGCACGAGCGCATGGATGTAGACGTCGCGGAACGGGACGTCGCCCATAAACTTGAGCCCCATCATAATCATGCGGGCCACCCAGAAAAAGAGGATGTCGAGACCGGTGACCAGCGTCGCGGTCGGGTAAAACGTTTTGAGCTCGGGCGTCTGCTCCGGCCAGCCGAGCGTCGAGAAGGGCCAGAGGGCGGAGGAAAACCAGGTATCGAGGACGTCCGATTCCTGCACGAAGGCCGTCTGCTTGCAAACAGGACACTGCGCGGGTGCACGGCGTCCCACGATCGGTGTCGCCGTCGCTAGAAAAGTATAGGCCCGCTGTGACGGTGTCGAGGCGGCCGTTTCCGCCATCGCCCCGCGATTGCAGGCCATGCAATACCAGGCGGGAATCCGGTGTCCCCACCAGATTTGACGCGAGATACACCAGTCCTTGATGTCCCGCATCCAGCCCAGATAATTATTGGTCCAGCCGTCGGGAACGATTTTGATGCGTCCACTCTCAACCGCCTTGATGGCCGGCTCAGCCAGCGGCTTGATCTTCACAAACCATTGCGGAGACAGATACGGTTCGACGACCGTTTTGCAGCGGTAGCACTTGCCAAGCGCCAGCTTGTGATCGTCGACCTTGACGAGCAGGTCGCGCGCCTTCAGGGCCTGTTCGATTTTCACTCTCGCCTTGATGACAGGGAGATCCGTGATCTCATCGAGGATGGCTGGCTCCACGGCGGCAGCCTGCATGCCCGTACGATCAAGATGCGCGTGATGATCGAAGATGGACAGCCGTGGCAGTTTGTGCCGTTCGCCGGCCTCGAAGTCGCTAAAGTCATGCGCGGGGGTGATCTTCACCGCGCCGGTGCCGAATTCGAGATCCACCAAAACAGCATCGCCAACAATGGGAATCTCCCGATTCGTGAGCGGCAGGCGAACCGTCTTGCCGATTAACTGGCGGTACCGCGGATCGTCTGGATAAACAGCGACCGCGGTATCGCCAAGCATCGTTTCCGGCCGTGTCGTGGCGACGATCAGGCTCGTGGTCGGATCGTCCGCTAGGGGATAGCGGATGTGGTACATCTTGCCCTTTACGTCCTCGTGCTCGACTTCGATATCGGATAGGGCGGTCAGGCAGCGCGGGCACCAGTTGATGAGTCGCTCGCCACGGTAGATCAGACCATCTTCATAGAGCCGGACGAAGACTTCGCGAACGGCTTTCGACAGCCCCTCGTCCATCGTAAAGCGTTCGCGGGGCCAGTCGCAGGAGACGCCCAGCCGTTTTAATTGCTGGATGATCGTGCCCCCCGAGTGCTCCTTCCAGGCCCACACCCGCTCCATGAATTTGTCGCGGCCCAAGTGCTCGCGCGAGGAGCCCTCAGCGGCCAGTTGTCGTTCGACGACATTTTGCGTGGCGATGCCGGCATGGTCCATGCCGGGCACCCAGAGGGCATTGCGGCCCTGCATGCGGCGCCAGCGGATGAGGATGTCCTGAAGCGTGTTGTTCAGTGCGTGGCCGATGTGCAGTGAGCCGGTGACGTTCGGCGGGGGGATAACGATTGTGTAGGGCTCCCCCGGATGGTCGAGCGTCGCATGAAAGTAGCCCTGTTCAATCCAGGTCTTGTACCAGCGGTCCTCGACCTGCTGCGGTTCGTAGGTTTTGTCGAGTTGTTTGCCGGACATGTGAACGCTCTCGCCTGATCAAGCGCGCGCATCGTAACACGCGGCCATGCCGCTCGCAACGCAGTGGCCTGAGCAGGGTATGCGCGGGCGGGACGAGGCCGCTGTGGCGTAGTTTCCCTGCGCGCATCTCCCATAGCTCATTACCTCGTCGGTGTGCTATACATCGCGTGCAGTAGCGAGGGGCGTCTTTATTAACGGGAGGATTGCAGCATGGCACGTGCCCACATGAAGAAGCGGAAGCTCAAGAAGAAACACCGCAAGAACATTCGGCGCATCAAGGCGCTGGTGAGAAAGCGGCGGATGGACGCCAAAGCGGCTGCCGCCAAGGCCAAGCGTAAGTAGGTGCTGGCGCCGCTGCTGGGGGCAGCGGCGCCGACTTCCCGCCAGTCCGCAGTATGAGCCGCATTCAGGTTGTTTTTTTCGATGCCGCCGGGACGCTCTTCCACGTGAAGGGATCCGTGGCGGAGATCTATCTGGACCATGCCGAGAAGTATGGCGTCAAACGCACGCCCGAGCTGTTGGCGGCGATCAACACGGCGTTCGCGCGCGCGTTCGACGACGCACCGGCACCCCTCTTTGCGGCCACGGAGCCGGCCGAAATCAAGCAGTGCGAGCGGCTCTGGTGGTTCGACGTGGTGCACAACGTCTGGTATCGGGTCGGGATGTTCGACGGGTTCGACGACTATTTTGACGAGGTGTTTCAGGCCTTCGATGGGCCGGATCGCTGGGCACTGTATCCGGAAACCCTCGACGTGCTCACTCACTTACGCGAGCAGGGGCTTGAACTGGGCATTGTGTCGAACTTCGACTCGCGGCTGTTCAACGTGCTGCGCGGGCTGGACATCGCCGACCTGTTTGCAACGGTGACGATCTCAAGCTTGGCCCAAGCTGCCAAGCCGGCCCCCAAGATTTTTCAAGTCGCGTTGGACAAACACGCCATGGAACCGACTGAGGCGCTCCACGTCGGCGACAGCCTACGAGAAGACGTCGAGGGAGCGACGAAAGCCGGCCTTGCCTCCGTGTGGATCAACCGCGATGCCGCTATCGTCCCGGCCCATACGTCCGCTATCTGGTCGCTCGCTGAATTGCCGGCCCTCATCAAATCGTTGTAATCGTCAATCCAGCAGCAGCGGGACGAGGTCCTTCGCCCGCCCGTGCAGCGCGATATCTGCCGCCCCTGAGTATGGTGTTGGGTCGAGGTTGATCTCGACGACGCAGGCGCCGGCCTCCTTGGCGATTGACGCAAACGACGCGGCTGGATAGACGAGGCCGGAGGTGCCAATGAGTAGGAGGAGTTCGCAGGACCGGAGCGCCGC
This DNA window, taken from Nitrospira sp., encodes the following:
- the nadC gene encoding carboxylating nicotinate-nucleotide diphosphorylase, with translation MTPALSRAIHAAVKLALAEDLRHGDVTTSALFPRPVRARGTILAHQPLTIAGIAVAAQVFWAVDSSLRIIGAVRDGDTVRRNQPVIIVRGDARSLLKAERVALNFLQRLSGIATLTARFCDAVRGSRANIMDTRKTTPGLRALEKWAVSLGGGHNHRYSLGSGVLIKDNHLALSGHDAAAACQRARKRNPQLQIEVEAKTLREVQSALSGNADIILLDNMTVPTMHRAIKLIGKRARVEVSGGITLANVRKIAALRPHRISIGALTHSAPAANLSMDIALIR
- a CDS encoding valine--tRNA ligase, with protein sequence MSGKQLDKTYEPQQVEDRWYKTWIEQGYFHATLDHPGEPYTIVIPPPNVTGSLHIGHALNNTLQDILIRWRRMQGRNALWVPGMDHAGIATQNVVERQLAAEGSSREHLGRDKFMERVWAWKEHSGGTIIQQLKRLGVSCDWPRERFTMDEGLSKAVREVFVRLYEDGLIYRGERLINWCPRCLTALSDIEVEHEDVKGKMYHIRYPLADDPTTSLIVATTRPETMLGDTAVAVYPDDPRYRQLIGKTVRLPLTNREIPIVGDAVLVDLEFGTGAVKITPAHDFSDFEAGERHKLPRLSIFDHHAHLDRTGMQAAAVEPAILDEITDLPVIKARVKIEQALKARDLLVKVDDHKLALGKCYRCKTVVEPYLSPQWFVKIKPLAEPAIKAVESGRIKIVPDGWTNNYLGWMRDIKDWCISRQIWWGHRIPAWYCMACNRGAMAETAASTPSQRAYTFLATATPIVGRRAPAQCPVCKQTAFVQESDVLDTWFSSALWPFSTLGWPEQTPELKTFYPTATLVTGLDILFFWVARMIMMGLKFMGDVPFRDVYIHALVRDADGQKMSKSKGNVIDPLGVMSQYGTDALRFTLAAMASPGRDIKLAEERIEGYRNFANKIWNAARFILMNLDGPREAALLNDRPFADRWILSRLNKAIRDVTASLEHYRFDQASSRLYQFVWHEYCDWYLEMVKPALQNKESREAAMARQTLVESFESVQRLLHPFMPFITEEIWQTLPHDGASICTRTYPTANPEWDAPDAESAFAVVEQFVTTARTGRALLNYQPGKLVTAYGAAADSVMQAALQRLDAHLRHLGKATVHLQSPGQWPTARILRLVAGGLTVGLTVEGDVDLSKALERIKKQRDANEQETGRTIAKLNNVEFTTKAPPEVVAEHTQRVQTLRQEHDLLTSSERQLRDMMS
- a CDS encoding HAD-IA family hydrolase codes for the protein MSRIQVVFFDAAGTLFHVKGSVAEIYLDHAEKYGVKRTPELLAAINTAFARAFDDAPAPLFAATEPAEIKQCERLWWFDVVHNVWYRVGMFDGFDDYFDEVFQAFDGPDRWALYPETLDVLTHLREQGLELGIVSNFDSRLFNVLRGLDIADLFATVTISSLAQAAKPAPKIFQVALDKHAMEPTEALHVGDSLREDVEGATKAGLASVWINRDAAIVPAHTSAIWSLAELPALIKSL